AAACAATAACCGAATAAATGAAACATCAAAAAGAGGGTCAAAAATTCTGTCATTTGCATATCCGTTTTGAGTGCGAAAACAGCTACTGATCCGCAGCATCTAGGTACAATAGTGTCCCCGCTTATCTGTATGCGGAGCAGGTTAGGTTAAGCACCTGAGTTGATATATAGGCGGAGAAATTCCGCTTAATCAATAATTAATATTAAAAAAAGCATGAATAGACGGAGAGATTCCGCCTATTGACTCAAAAAATTCAAAAATGAGAGATTTTTCTTTGATTAAGCGGAAAACCTCCGCTTACTTACCCCGAAACTAGCTTCGTTTTACATTTAACCGGAATATTTCCGCTAATATTCTTTTGCTGATTTCCTTACTTGCTACATTAGGCTCGACACCTGCCAATACTATTTACCGCAGCATTTTTTAAATTTTTTGCCGCTTCCACAAGGGCATGGATCATTTCGTCCAACCTTCATTTCGTTTCGAACTGGAGCAAGTGGGAGGATATTCCCCTTTTGTCTAAAGTCGTGTTCTCTATCTAGTGCTACTTGTCTCCATAGAGCTAGTTCTCGATGCCTTAACCCCAGAATTGAAAAGTAGCCATAGACGGTCTGTTCAACATCCACCAGGCCAGAAGTATAATCAAGCTCCATATGTTGGTTAATTTCAGGTAGAGCTTCTTCTGAAAACTGGTGACAAAGTGCTTCGATTAGAATATCTTGATCATCCAGTTGTTTTGCAGACCGGTAGGCTTCTCTTAAAACCTCAACCGCAAAGTCTGATTTAATGTTTTCAACAATGGATGCGGCATAGATAATGGAATTATCTTTCCTTAAATAGGGTGCTACTGCTTTTACCACCTCATCTGATTGGAAACTGGTTAACGTTACGGACAGTTCCTCCAACAAGCTATCATCATCGCGATCCAATAGGCTAACCAAAAATGGAATATATCTTTCTAATTTTAACAATCCAATCATATAGACTGTCAGGATTCCATTAAATGAAAACCATTTTTCATTTAACTCCTCTTTAAGCACTAGGTCTATTTCATTCTCTGTAACCCATCCATTTTTCACTAAACACGCAGCCAGCTTTTTTGCTTTTATGAGGTAATGATGATGCTCTGAACCTGCCCGCTCAAGATCATTTAAGATTTGACCATATTCCGAATACACTTCTTCGTCCTTCCCATGTAACAACAGATCATATAAGGACCAGGTTTCCTTTGGAATATAGTTTTGAAGCTGTTCCTTATATTTTAGAGCAAGTCCCGGTTCGATACGAAAAACCAAGTTCACCGCTAAATGGCGTTTGGAGGAGTCCATTAATGGAATATTTTCCACTAATATCTTAACTGCCTCTTCATTGAAGGTTTGATTTTCCACATAAATGAAGATCGAAGATTGTTTATCTTTATTTTTAAATGCTTCCTTCAGTAATTCATTGGTCCATTCTTCAGGGACGTTTGGATAATCATGTAAAGCATGCAGCACTACCTCTTGGATTAAGATATCATCGCTAATCAAATGCGGTTTAATTTTTTCTATAAATGTCATAAGTATCCTTTCATTCTTCCATTTTATGAATACAATTATTGTACTTTATTGGTAAGACAAAGTAAAAAACGACTAGAATGGCGCCCTATTTTTGTTTTTGCTGATATTTTTGCTGCTTCAGCTAGTTAACCCCTCTTTTTAATAATCTAGTTTTCACATTAAATAACTTGGATTAATGTATAAATTAAAAAAACTCTCCTCCCAAGAAGAGAGTATGTAATAAACTAATGAGACAAGAGTTCCTAAAATTAACCCTTTGTCACCACCTTCAAAATACAACAACGATAGAGGATTTTAACCAACATAAACATTAATAATATAACTCCGATTTGACTAAATTAACTATTGTTTCAGTTTCATTCACTAATCCAAGAAGCGATTGTTCAATTACAATTCCAATGAGAAGTTTTCCAAGAACAGAAGGCTTCCATAATCTTACACTGAGGCTTCCGGCATTTTGACGCAATAAGAATAATGCCCAATTATAGTATTAACACTTAAATTACCACCTTTCGTTATTATAGATTGTCTTTGTTTGATAAAAAAACAAAAAGAGCCTGTTACCAAAGGACATATTAATCCCTTGGTGACAGGCTCCTCCAAGTGCATTCAGTATTTTATTATTTATATGCTATCATATTTCAGGGCAGAGGTCTTCAATGAAAATATCAGCTATTTTTCATATGAAATATGTAGAATCGAATAAAGCACTCCATATGTTTCGCTAATAAAATTACTTACATCACTTAAAAAGTAAAATACTTCATATTCCCACTTATCAGGATTATACGTAAGCATAAATTCTGAATTTTTGATCTTTGGGAGATCCTTAACTATTTCTTCTTTTGTGTTACGCAAACTTCCCTGTGGTGGTATAGGTTTTGTAAGGTGAAACAGATATTTATAAGGGCTTATGTTTGTTGGTGGATCAACCAGTGGTATCCCCACTTGAACTTGCTGCCATCCGAAAGAGGTAAGAATGTTATCATAATATCCCTCAAACAAAAACTTGTTAAGGCCGTTATGATTTTTCCATAGATAAAGCGGGCAATAACTGTTTTGTAAATTATGATTTTTTCCTTTTTCCGTGATTAGATACAACTTAAATTTTAAATCATCAAATCCATCGGTTTTATGGCCATTATTTATGACTCGTGCCTTGATGATATTCATGTCATAGTCACTTGGTAATGTGATTTTGTATTGTGTCGTGATCATTTTTTTCCTCCTTTAATTTTATTGTTATCAAGATTTCTTACTCGGGGTCTTCTCTGATCACATCAAAAAAAACTGATGCCAGCATAAATGTTGCTCCCTTTTTGCGTTCTACAAAACTAATAGAGGATAACGTTTTAATTGTAATTATTATTAGGATTAAAATCGTATGGTTGTATGAACAATCCATCCCCTTCTACCCTCTATAAGGAGAAAAAGCCGCCAGAATGGGCAGCAGGTCTTAAAAAACTCAGGTAAAAGTTAATCAAATAAATTTAACAAAATTATTAACAGTATAGATATTGAAAAGAAACCGATCATAAAGTATCCAAATAATTTTAGTAATTTCGGCAATTTTCTTAAATCTGTTTTTGCAAGATTTGCAGCATTTCCTTCTATCTTGTTAAAGTGATCTATTGCATCATTAAATGGTTTATTATCCTCTTCGATACTGCCACCCCTTTATCACAAACTTATTGCCATCGGGACTAGTGCCTTCGACTTAATATAGGTAGTATTCGATGTTCATTATGGTTAATCATTCATCAACTGATAAGCTGCCTGGTTATTTAATGATATTCTTTATCAGATGTAAATACTTGCTTGGTGGAGCATGCAAAAAACTGGAAAAATCATAGGACCTAGTAATTGCTAAGTACCCTATAAATTGTAACCATTGTCTATTTATCTTGGTTTTTTTCAAGCATTTCTTTTAAGTATTCTTCAGATTTCCCCTTTGGAATGCTGAGACTCTTCCAATTACTATCCTTTAATTGTTTGCCAATATAAACAATTTGTCCAATATGATATGCGTAGTGTGCCATTTGTCTTTCTATTGCCTCTATAACCAAATGACCTTCTCCACGAATGTATATATTTTTTAATAAATCTTGCTCACTTAAACTAGTTAGTGTAGCGATTAGGACTTTCCAACCTTTTTCCCAAACACTAATTAACTCAGATTTCGAGGATATATCATCAATAAATTCTTGATCACGATTTCTATATTCTTTTTCCCCATCTGAAGTTAAAAAGTCTGTCCACCTTGATACCATATTTCCGCTTAAATGCCTTACTATTATGGCAACACTATTTGACTCGTTATTATAAGTCCAATGTATTTCCTCTTCCGATAATTGATTTATTGTCTTATCACCAAGGCTTTTTACACTTTTAAATTTTTCAATTACAATTCTCAAGTATTCGTTTCCAATGGTCACATTCATCCCCTCCACAAAATTAAAAATTTTCTTTATATTTCTTTTTAAAATTATACGATGACTTCTAATAATAATGCATAATCTCCCTGTAACTTGCACCGTTACTTCATAAAGTTCACCATGAAAACTACGTTTTGCTTTGAAAAACTCTTGGTTGTGAGCCAAGCGTTTTTTTTGTCTACTTATTCTCTCGTTCTTCAGGTGCAGCTTCATAGTAATAGACAGGAGCTGGGTTTCCGTAATTCTACATGGAAACGTATTTTAACTCCTTCCCCATTACTTCAGTAAAGTTCAACAAAAAGAAGCGTTAATCCTTCATGGATTATCGCCCCTGTTATCTTTCTTGAACACGTACCCAAGGTTTTATTTAAACGTGCTTACCACTTCTAAAAATTCTTCTTTTGTATAGATCGGTTTATTTCTTTCGGGATTTTCTATCAAAGAAATTTCGTGTGTACTATTGTCATCCGTCCATAAAACCACTCTTTGTAAACCGTTTTTTATTTCACTGTAAGTGGCTTCTATACCGTTTTTAAGTTTGACAGTTTCATTATTTTCAATTTCGTGACTTGGAGAACTAGGATTATGAAATGTGTTTATTGTTATATTCCAATTACTTTTTTCATCGGCGTAAATAAAATAACTAAGCACAATGTTCCCATTAGGGTCATTTACAGGTTCACTTGTATATCCGAAATCGACTGTATATTTTTCTGAAGGTAATTTCGTAGGGAAAAGCATTTCATCTTTAATATCAATTGGAAAAGGTTCGATTTCATTTTTAATGTCGTCAGGTAACTGTGCACTCCTAGTTTCATATGAGGTTTTACTTGAGCACGATAAAAGCAAAAATATAACAAATATGCTTAATAAAATTCTTTTCATTACCATTCCCCCTAGTTTTTACCTACTAGTGAATACGTTTCAGTTTGTAAAAAGTTCCAAATCGACTCAAATACATAATAAAAGGACGGGACCATTGTGATCCCATCCTAAACATTGCATTTATTTACTTCCATTCCCTCAAGTAACGGTATCCCGAAGAAACCCTGCCATGACTTTGAGTCTAAATGAGCTGCGTTTTCCGACTTCATAACGTGAGTCCTTCAGTTTCATCACGATTCATTGCTATTTTATTAGTAGGGACTGTGTACCGATTATTTAACTTTAATGACAATTTTCCCTTTAGCATGATGTGTCTCACTTAATTCATGTGCTTTTTGTAACGCTTCTGCTGAAAAATCAAAGATACTGCCCACCTGAGGCATAAGTATACCTTTCTCAAGTAGTTCGCCTAATTCCGCTAGCTGTTTCCCATTTGGCGTCAACCAATAGGAGCTTGCCGTTACTTGATGCTTTTCTATTAATGCTGGATCGGGTTGTCCGGCAATCGTTACTAGTCTGCCGCCAGGCTTTAATACTTGAAAGCTTTTATTTAAAATGTCGCCGCCCATAGTATCAATGACCACATCAAAATCACGTAATACTTCTTCAAATTGTTGTGTGCGGTAATTGATGAATTCATCAGCACCCAGCTTTTTTACATATGCTTCATTTTGTTCACTCGCTGTTGTAGCGACATAGGCACTTAAATGTTTTGCCATTTGAATGGCCAGACTACCTACACCACCAGCTCCAGCATGGATGAGTACTTTATCTCCTTGCTTGACTTTTGTATTATCCACTAGACACTGCCAAGCGGTTAAACCTGCTAATGGAATTGAGGCAGCTTCTTCAAATGTAAGATTGCTTGGCTTTTTTGCAAGCAATTCCTCATCCACCGCCGTAAATTCCGCATAAGTACCTTTAGCGGTAGTATCCGGCCGCGCAAAAATATCATCCCCGACCTGAAAATCCTTCACTTCACTTCCAACTTCAACAATCTTACCCGCAACATCCCAGCCAAGGATAATTGGGAATGTCCAATCAAGCATCTGCTTCAAGTAACCCGCACGAAGCTTCCAATCAATTGGATTAATCGAAGTTGAATAAACCTCAACAAGTACTTGGTTTGCTTTTATTATTGGTTTCGGCAGCTCCTGCTCCACTAACACATCTTTACTACCATATTCATTAATGACAACTGCACGCATGAATTTGCACACCCTTATACATTTTATATATGTACGCTCTAGTATTCGTTTCTTCCGAAGAAGTCATTCCTTCTCGTCAGAGCTTAATAAAATCCACCATTTTCTTTATTTCAGTTTTGAACTTATTTAATATTTCCTTCATAGCAACCTCCACGAGAATATAGAAACAAAATGATATACCACAGGGTTTTTTAACTAAACTGCCCAATATAAAAAGCATCCCTTTTTTAAGAGATCCACCCTCTGTTATTTACATATGAGCAACTCCAAAGAGAATAGATATAGTTACAAAGCCAACAATTAGTACCCCATAAAGGCTTAAAACGATTGTTTTCATTCTTCCTTTTTGACTAAATAATGCTAATAGAATTGAAAGCCCTACGCCGAACATTAGAATGGCACTGCCTGTTGCACCTGATACTTTTCCTATTACAAAAATTTGCATAGAGAGGAAAGTTAAAATAAAAATGGTGATTGAAGCGAACCCCAAGTAATTTCGCATTGTATTCTATCCCCTTTTTTTAAAAAGATTTTACCACAAATATCCAAATTATTCTTCAACTAATCTACCCCATTACTTCAATCCAATTCCCATTCCGCTTGCACTTTAAGTCCTAAATCAAGAAAAAACGTTTTTGCCTCTGAAAGATCATTTACGTTTATACTCACATCATCTATTCTATTGATCTTCATATCTCATGCCTCCTATGTTCCTGTTATTTTCAATACCTATATTCGTGTAAGGTTTGTTTGAAATTCTAATTCGCTTAAAACAGAAAATATCCTTCTTCAACAAACCTGCTCCATTAGTAAGAAAGAGGGATTGACGAACCACCCCTTTATTGAGCATAAGTACCCATTACTTTAAGTGAATTTCTTACAATTCCAATTAATAAACGAAAAACAGCAATTCACAAAACAAAAATATCTGATGATTTATTATTATCATTTAAAATAACATTAGTTAAACGACCACGGGTGTTAAATGTGAATGACCCATACAAACATATCGTGACTGCTGAGTGTCATCGTCTTTTTTTGTCTTCTCCTGGTAGAACGTTTGTGTAGCAGGGAAAAAAACCTGGAATTATTGAATAATACATGCTTAATGACATTATTAGCGAAGATTAATGCCAGAAATCACGTTTAACCATATGGTGTGGCGGGTAGTAAATAAAATGAACCAACATAAAGGAGGAATGAGCATGAATGTCGCTGACGTAATGACTACCAATGTTGATAGCTGTAGTCCGGAAAGTACTTGTAAAGAGGTTGCTATGAAAATGAAAGAACTGGATGTGGGGGCCGTTCCAATTTGTGATAATGAAAAATTAGTAGGAATTGTAACCGACCGAGATATAGTTATAAAGGGATTTGTCAATAATCTTTCGAGTGACTCCATGATTTCTGAAATAGTAACCGACAATGTTGTAAAAGGAAGCAAAGAAATGTCAGTGGAAGAAGCGGTAAGACTCATGTCCCAGCACCAAATTCGCCGTCTCCCTATTGTGGAAGATGACAAATTGGTTGGAATCGTCTCTCTAGGTGATCTAGCTGTTAATAATCAGTCGACTTATGAAGCTGCACAAGCCCTTAAGAATATTTCGAATCCTGCCGAACCTAAACAATCAAACTTCTAATCAAAAGTCCAATGTATCCGATACGTGCCATTGGAAAAATAACAAAGGAGTGCCAAAAATGCCGTTATTAGAAATTAGTATTGTTCCCGTTGGAACAGATTCTCCAAGTTTCAGTACACAGGTAACCGATGAAGTAAGGGTCATTGAGAAAAAAGATTTAAAGTATGAGGTGACACCTACATCAACCATTTTAGAAGGCGACATCGACGATTTGTGGGAAGTGGCCAAAAAAATGCATCAAAAAGCACTCGAAGTGGGTCCGGAACGAATCGTTACCAATATCAATATTGACCATCGTACGGATAAACAAATGGATATGGATCAGCAAATTGAAAAGGTTGAGAAACATTTGGGTTAGGAAATCGCCTTCCAAGCGGAACCTTATATGTATCCCGTCAAATGAAATACTTCGACTACGGGTTCTTTTGATCGATTAGTTCAAAATGAAATCAAATAAGTAATCAGGCCTTTACGAACCAAGACATATTTTATGTTTTGGTTCGTAATGGCCTTTTTCTAAATACAGGTGCCTGTCACCGCCCGAATTACGGAGCTTATCTGATTCCTTCACTAAATGCCCCGTTAGTGGAACAACAAAAAGCTCTACTCCTTACTGAAGTAAAGCACCCATTAGTTTAAGTACATTTCTTCACAATCTTTTAGATCAAGATTACCCCTAACCTCTCATTTAGTCACTTAACATATTTATAAATTTTAATAATGATGAAGGTACATACTTATCTTTTCTATAAATGAATATTGTTTTGACTTTTCCAAATTGATTTGGAAGTGAATGCTGTCTTAGAGTTCCTTCTTGTATTTGTTTTGTTACAACGCTTTGTGGAAGCATACTTATACCTAGACCAGCAGATACACACCCAATTATTCCATCAAGGGTTCCAAATTCCATTACCTTTATAGGCATCACCCTCTCTGTGCGAAACCATTGTTCAAGCCTTTCTCGATAAGAACATCCAGTACGAAATACAAGCAATGTCCCTTTTTGAATATCTTCGATAGTAGATATTGGGGGATGAATTGTATCTGTTACGAGTACCAATTCCTCGTCAAAGACTTCCTTTTGAATGAGTTCAGAGTTTTCAATCGGTCCCGCAACAAATGCTCCGTCGAGTTCATACTGAAGCACACCTAGAATATTCTCTTCCGTAGAACCTGTTTTTAGGGTTAAGTCAACGTCGGGATAGTCTTTAAGGTACTTTGAAAATATGGCTGGTAACCGAACTGCGGCAGTTGTTTCCATAGAACCAATAATTAAAGGACCTTTTGGTGTTTGATCATCATTCATTACGTTTTTCGTTTCTTCTATAAGATGAAAAATTTTTTCCGTGTATGTTAACAACATGCTTCCTTTTGCTGTCAAAGCAGTCCCACGATTATGTCTATAAAATAAGGTTGTTTGAAGTTCCGTTTCTAATTGCTGTATTTTCATCGTGATATTAGATTGTGCATATTGAAGTTCTCTTGCTGCCTGTGAAATACTCCCCAGCTTTGCAACAGTCTGGAAAACTTTTAATGTTTGCAAATCCATCAAAATCCTCACCTCTTTTTTTGCCATCTGATTAACTGATAGCAAATATCAATATTATGTATTATTCAATATACCAGATAAGAGATATGATTTAAATATAATCATTTTATTGGAGGTTTTTATTTGAAGAAGCAATCTTTTCTTTTTTTAATAGGGGGAATACTGTCACTAATCATTGCTATGGGGATTGGAAGGTTTGCATATACTCCCATTCTTCCACTTATGCAAAAAGATCTATCTTTTTCGAATACAGTTGCTGGATATATAGCATCAAGTAATTACGCTGGATATTTGCTTGGAGCAATTTTATCAGGAGCGGTACCTTTGAAGAAGTTTCGAGTGATTATCTTAAAAATAAGTCTAATCATCAGTATCTTAACCACTGCCATAATGGGTCTAACATACTCTCATTTCATTTGGTATGTACTTCGATTTCTATCGGGGGTTTCCAGTGCTTATGTGTTGGTCCTTGCCTCAGGTATCGTGTTAGAAAAACTTGCTACTATAAACAAAACAAGTTGGTCTGGTTTATTTTATGGAGGGGTAGGTTTGGGAATCTGTTTATCCTGTCTTTTTATTCCGAGTTTAAACCATTTATATCAGTGGGAAGGTACATGGATCGGATTAGCTGTTGTCAGTGCAATCCTATCTATCTTCGTATGGCTATGGCTAGATGAAGCCTCCAACGTTGTTGAGTTAAAACATAAAGAAAATAATTTTGCAGTTGTCCCCCCAACTAAATGGCTCCTATGGTTGATTATTGCCTATGGTTTAGAAGGATTGGGTTACATTGTTACAGGAACATTTATCGTATCTATCGCTGAAAAGACCCCATCCTTTCATAATGATGCAACTTTAGTTTGGATGATGGTTGGTTTGGCTGCTATTCCATCCTGTCTCATCTGGTCTATACTAGCAAAAAAATGGGGCTTCGTTAAATCCTTAGTCCTTGCAATGGCATTACAATCCTTGGGAATGGCGATGCCAGCCTTTTGGGTTTCGAAAACTAGTTTTATCATAAGTGCTTTATTATTTGGAGCAACGTTTATGGGTATCACTACACTTGCTACAACATTGGGACGACAAATAAATCCATCTAATAGCAGTCGAACGATTGGCATTCTAACTGCTATTTTTGCTATTGGACAGTTGATTGGACCCATCCTTTCTGGAGTGTTATCATCATTCACTCATAATTTTAATACTGCTTTGATTGGAGCATCTACTGTCGTTTTAATTGGGGCGGGAATGCTTTTAAATGGAATTCAGTTTGAGAGGAAATCTTATGCAAAAGATGAGGGATACACATGTTAATTAATAAAATGACAGAAGTATTAAAAATAAAATATCCAATTATACAGGCTCCAATGGCAGGTGGAGTAACAACTTCGGAATTAGTCGCTGAGGTTTCAAATAGTGGTGGTCTAGGTATGATTGGAGCAGGTTATATGACCCCTATTCAAATTAGAAATCAAATAAGGGAGTTAAAGACACTAACATCAAATCCCTTTGGTATAAACCTATTTGTACCCAATGAGTTTGATGTTATAAATGATGACATTAAATCAGCTAATCAGTTATTAAACCCTATTCGTGAGCAACTAAATTTACCTCAAAAAGATAGCTTTGAAATTCCTGAATTTAATAATGTCTATGAAACATTTATTGAACAAATTAAGGTGGTAATTGAAGAAAATGTCCCGATCTGTTCTTTTACATTTGGCATTCCGTCTGAAAAAGTAATTTCTGAGTTAAAAAAATCTGACATTATTCTAATGGGAACAGCAACGACTGTTAGAGAAGCAGTTGAAAATGAGAAAGCAGGAATTGATATTGTCGTTGTTCAAGGCAGTGAAGCTGGTGGACATCGAGGGAACTTTATCGATGATTATAAAGTGAGTTTAGTTGGTTCAATGTCATTAATTCCGCAGGTCGTTGACAATGTAAGTATTCCAGTAATAGCTGCTGGAGGTATTATGGATGGAAGAGGGTTGATGGCTTCTGCCTGCTTAGGTGCAAATGGTGTACAAATGGGGACAGCTTTCTTGACTTGTATTGAAAGTGGAACACATAAAGTACATAAAGACGCTGTTATGAATATCACGGAGGAAGATACAGTATTAACTCGTTCATTTTCGGGTAAATGGGCGAGAGGAATTACAAATAATTTTATTTTGGGTATGCAGAGCAACGAATGGTATTTACCAGACTTCCCCGTTCAAAACACATTAACCCAGGATATTAGAAAGGTCGCCGCCTCAAAGAATAATAAAGAATTTATGTCACTATGGTCTGGTCAAAGTTCAAGATTAGCTAAACAACAAACTGTAAAATTATTAATCAAAAATATAATGTCAGAAGCAGAAAAAATAAAAATAAAAATAAATATGTGATTAAGGAGCAAAATTGCTCCTTTTTATAGTTTCATTTTTAATTAACCTGCATCTTTAGCTCAAAAACAAAAAGGCTGTTGTAACAGCCACAGATTGTCGAGAAAGGTATCTTTCTCGGCAATTTTTATTTTTCTGCCTGCCCAAAGGCCTGTTGATTTCCGCTCCAGGTGCTTCGCTTTCCGCGGGCGTGCCGGGGAGCCTCCTCGGCGCTTAAGCGCCTGTGGGGTCTCCCCAGCCCCGTACTCCCGCAGGAGTCTTCGCACCTTCCGCTTCAATCAACAGGGAGAAATAACCAAGAGATTGCCACACACTTTTTCCAAACTTGCTAAGTATGTGGCAATCTTTTTCATGTTTTGGCATGCTGCGGTGAGTAACACTTGCTCACTCGCATTGTGCAATCCCCGTAACCTGCAATAGCGAAGCCCATGCAGTTCTTTTGAATCTGCGAAGCTTCGCTCTACTTTTTCTTTTCTAAATTTATATAGTATTTTACCTGACTTTGAAAGTCTGTTAAGTCGAACCTTTTCCTTATGTTCCTCCCAAACATGTCTGGTAACTACTTTTGTTTTATTTTGAGATTTTGTACACTCCGGGAGGAGTGGGCAGTTAGTACACTTTTTAGGATCTGACTTATATTCCCGATAACCTTCTCTTGTAGTTGTACGATATTGTAACTCCTGACCATTTGGACAAACATACAAATCTCTATCTTTGTCATATGTAAACTTCCATTTAGGAAATAACCCTTTTGTTGATTGATATCTTCTGTGAGCGATAACTCCAAAAATATTGCGTTCATTAAGTCCCTTACAAATCGGATTTGTCAGGTAACCCGAATCAAGTGCCACAGCTTCTACTTTAAATCCAAAACGTTCGACCTGACGGTCTAACCGTGAAAGATAGGGGACAGAATCGTGAACATTTCCTGGTGTAACATACGCATCAGTTATGATGTTGAACTTCATGTCGGTAGTTCGATGATCAAGATAACAGAACATCTCCTGTTTATTCTCTCGTGACATAAACCCGCATTCAGGATCAGTTGTGCTCAGTCGTATTTCCTTTTTCTCGGTCACCTCCTCCTTTTCCTTTAAAGGCTTTTTTCCATGATCTCTCCTGTCTTCCTCAATAGCTTTGTTTAAATCTTCTACATATTCACGTGTTTCAACTTCCACTTCAACTCTAGAGAATTTATGTTTGTTTGCATTCGCTTTAAGGTGTGTGGAATCGGAAAATAAAACTCTTCCTCCAACCATCTTGTGGTTAATTGCTTTGAAGACAATCTCATCAAAAATTTCCTGAAATATATTTGTATCTTTAAAACGGGTTCGCCGATTCCAACTAATGGTGGAATGATGGGGAACTGTATCGTTTAGCTTTAATCCTAAGAACCATCGATAGGCCACATTCGTCTGAATTTCACGCTCTAATTGTCGTTCAGAACGAATGCCATAAAAATATCCGATAAACATCATCTTAAAGAGCTGTATAGGGTCCGAAGGACGCCCGTTATTTTCTGAATAAAAAGGACGGACCTTCTCACCAATAAAAGAAAAATCAATATACTTGTCCACCTTCCTTAATAGGTGATCTTGCGGTACTAAATCATCAATAAAAACAAATTCAGCTTCGTTTTGTATTTCTCTTTTTGGCTTATACATTCTATCCACCGTCCTGTTATTTATATGTATATTATAGCATATTAACGCGGTGAATCATTAAAGTAATTACAAAAAATCATAGCTGTCGAGATTTTCTCGACAGCCTGAGCCTGTTGTAACAGCCACTTCTAAGTTCAAACATCCTTTAATTCAATATCTATCCCAGTAGATTAGTGAGATAATATATAAAAACGTAAAGTCCCAACGACCCC
This genomic stretch from Neobacillus niacini harbors:
- a CDS encoding NAD(P)H-dependent flavin oxidoreductase translates to MLINKMTEVLKIKYPIIQAPMAGGVTTSELVAEVSNSGGLGMIGAGYMTPIQIRNQIRELKTLTSNPFGINLFVPNEFDVINDDIKSANQLLNPIREQLNLPQKDSFEIPEFNNVYETFIEQIKVVIEENVPICSFTFGIPSEKVISELKKSDIILMGTATTVREAVENEKAGIDIVVVQGSEAGGHRGNFIDDYKVSLVGSMSLIPQVVDNVSIPVIAAGGIMDGRGLMASACLGANGVQMGTAFLTCIESGTHKVHKDAVMNITEEDTVLTRSFSGKWARGITNNFILGMQSNEWYLPDFPVQNTLTQDIRKVAASKNNKEFMSLWSGQSSRLAKQQTVKLLIKNIMSEAEKIKIKINM
- a CDS encoding IS1182 family transposase — protein: MYKPKREIQNEAEFVFIDDLVPQDHLLRKVDKYIDFSFIGEKVRPFYSENNGRPSDPIQLFKMMFIGYFYGIRSERQLEREIQTNVAYRWFLGLKLNDTVPHHSTISWNRRTRFKDTNIFQEIFDEIVFKAINHKMVGGRVLFSDSTHLKANANKHKFSRVEVEVETREYVEDLNKAIEEDRRDHGKKPLKEKEEVTEKKEIRLSTTDPECGFMSRENKQEMFCYLDHRTTDMKFNIITDAYVTPGNVHDSVPYLSRLDRQVERFGFKVEAVALDSGYLTNPICKGLNERNIFGVIAHRRYQSTKGLFPKWKFTYDKDRDLYVCPNGQELQYRTTTREGYREYKSDPKKCTNCPLLPECTKSQNKTKVVTRHVWEEHKEKVRLNRLSKSGKILYKFRKEKVERSFADSKELHGLRYCRLRGLHNASEQVLLTAACQNMKKIATYLASLEKVCGNLLVISPC